The Malus domestica chromosome 06, GDT2T_hap1 genome has a segment encoding these proteins:
- the LOC114823151 gene encoding protein ACTIVITY OF BC1 COMPLEX KINASE 3, chloroplastic, with amino-acid sequence MIVSVAVGQPLTLWQSCGCRVASREKDSASVYQRRSSMRVRVRPARSVLAEAEARPATPALKVQIYRGGGDRMNDLQAEARALARAANASIYSPELLVGKYGSRPVKVIRRTLEILISLGSFGLKLLVDQRNGAIDQNKRLRAAELRTIFTRLGPTFVKLGQALSTRPDICPPEYLEELSELQDALPTFPDAEAFSCIERELELPLDSVFSCISPSPIAAASLGQVYKAHLKYSGQVVAVKVQRPGIEEAIGLDFYLIRGLGFFINKYVDVITTDVIALIDEFARRVYQELNYVQEGQNARRFKKLYADKAEVLVPDIFWDYTSKKVLTMEWVDGVKLNEQAAIERQGLKVLDLVNTGIQCSLRQLLEYGYFHADPHPGNLLATTDGKLAFLDFGMMSETPEEARFAIIGHVVHLVNRDYEAMARDYYALDFLSPDVDVSPIVPALRNFFDDVLNSTVSELNFKTLVDGLGAVLYQYPFNVPAYYALILRSLTVLEGLALDADPNFKVLAASYPYFAKRLLTDPNPYLRDALIELLFKDGKLRWNRLENLLVQGRKDKDFSAKDALQPVLKLILGSDGEELRTLVIKEAVRVTEAFVWGTFIDTYNYMPNFMRAAIANGNANGPLVMSIAEQESMIELRDQVLRIWGLLQSSENFDPALLQPILQVLQQPEARNLGGRVIGGITQRLAARLLQQVLRVPTTVSALTL; translated from the exons ATGATTGTCTCCGTCGCCGTTGGTCAGCCGTTAACTTTGTGGCAGTCTTGTGGCTGTAGAGTGGCGTCAAGGGAAAAGGATAGCGCATCTGTTTACCAAAGGAGAAGTAGCATGAGAGTTAGAGTAAGACCAGCGCGGTCAGTTCTGGCAGAGGCTGAGGCGAGACCAGCAACACCTGCGCTGAAAGTGCAGATCTATCGGGGCGGCGGGGATCGAATGAACGACCTTCAGGCGGAGGCAAGGGCCCTGGCACGTGCTGCAAATGCCTCCATTTACAGCCCCGAACTGCTTGTGGGCAAGTACGGCTCTCGCCCAGTCaag GTAATTCGGAGGACTCTTGAAATTTTGATATCGCTGGGTTCATTTGGGTTAAAGCTGTTGGTGGACCAAAGGAATGGCGCGATCGATCAGAACAAACGACTGCGTGCCGCCGAGCTCAGGACAATTTTCACTCGTTTGGGACCTACGTTTGTCAAATTAGGTCAGGCCTTGTCCACAAGGCCTGACATTTGCCCACCCGAGTATCTGGAGGAGCTCTCTGAGCTTCAGGATGCTTTGCCCACATTTCCAGATGCAGAAGCATTTTCCTGCATCGAAAGGGAGTTGGAATTGCCACTTGACTCTGTTTTCTCATGCATATCTCCATCCCCAATTGCGGCAGCTAGTTTAGGTCAAGTCTACAAAGCTCATCTTAAGTATTCTGGGCAGGTTGTTGCTGTAAAGGTGCAACGTCCGGGCATTGAAGAAGCGATAGGACTTGACTTCTATCTCATAAGAGGTCTAGGATTTTTCATAAATAAATATGTTGACGTCATAACCACTGATGTTATAGCACTTATTGATGAATTTGCACGCAGAGTCTATCAAGAGCTGAACTATGTTCAG GAGGGACAAAATGCGAGGAGGTTTAAGAAATTGTATGCTGACAAGGCAGAGGTTCTGGTCCCAGATATTTTCTGGGATTATACCAGCAAAAAAGTGTTGACAATGGAGTGGGTAGATGGAGTTAAATTAAACGAGCAGGCTGCAATTGAGAGACAAGGGTTGAAAGTATTGGATCTCGTGAACACTGGCATACAGTGCAGCCTCAGACAACTACTTGAGTATGGATATTTTCATGCAGATCCTCATCCTGGTAATCTGTTGGCAACAACTGATGGAAAGCTTGCCTTTCTTGATTTTGGAATGATGAGTGAGACGCCAGAAGAAGCTAGATTTGCTATCATCGGTCATGTTGTTCACTTGGTTAATCGGGATTATGAAGCTATGGCCCGTGACTACTATGCTCTAGATTTCTTGTCACCTGATGTAGACGTTTCTCCAATTGTACCGGCACTTCGTAACTTCTTTGATGATGTGCTTAATTCAACTGTGAGTGAACTTAATTTCAAGACACTGGTCGACGGTTTAGGTGCTGTCTTGTATCAATATCCATTCAATG TCCCAGCTTATTATGCTTTGATATTAAGGTCACTTACTGTACTAGAAGGTCTAGCCCTTGATGCTGATCCTAATTTCAAGGTGCTGGCTGCTTCATACCCGTATTTCGCTAAAAGACTTCTCACGGATCCAAACCCATATCTCAGAGATGCTCTGATTGAGTTGCTTTTTAAGGATGGGAAGCTTAG GTGGAACCGACTTGAAAACCTGTTGGTACAGGGAAGAAAAGATAAAGATTTCTCTGCAAAAGATGCTTTACAACCTGTGTTGAAGTTAATATTGGGGTCAGATGGTGAAGAACTCCGAACTTTAGTTATTAAGGAGGCTGTTCGCGTCACTGAAGCTTTTGTTTGGGGTACGTTTATTGATACCTACAATTATATGCCCAATTTTATGAGAGCTGCAATTGCTAATGGCAATGCTAATGGACCACTTGTAATGAGCATTGCTGAACAAGAAAGCATGATTGAGCTCCGAGATCAAGTACTCCGGATTTGGGGACTTCTACAGTCCTCAGAAAATTTTGATCCAGCCCTTTTGCAGCCCATTTTACAA GTCCTTCAACAACCTGAGGCACGGAACCTGGGGGGGCGTGTCATAGGCGGGATCACCCAACGTCTTGCAGCACGGTTGCTGCAACAAGTACTTCGAGTGCCAACAACGGTTTCTGCTTTGACTTTGTGA